In Hyalangium minutum, the genomic stretch GGGAGTCCTGGGCGCTCGGGAAGCTCTTGCGCGGCGTGAAGCCGTCATCGAGCGCCGCTTCCTTCCGAGGGATGTGCGTGGGATGCAGGAAGGCACCACCCCCTCCGGCGATGATCTTCTGCCGGCCCTCGTCGTTGGCGTGCCGCCGGTAGTGATGGAGATCTCCCGCGAGGAACACGCTCACCTTCTTTCCGAGCACCTGCTCCTCCAGGAAGCGGAGGTTGTTCTCCAGGTAGGTACGGTCCTCGGACGGGCGCACCTGAGACACCAGCCACGCAGGCTCCGCCAGGCAGAGGATGACGCGATCCTCCTCGCGCATCAGCCTGGCGACCTCCTGGAAGTAGCGGACCTGGGGCTGGTCGAGGTCCGACTCCAGCTGCATGTCCGTGCCGATCAGCCACCACCCATGCGGCAGCTTCACCGAGAAGTAGCTGCGCCGCTGGTGCGTCTCGAAGCCGGACAGCGTGCGGCCCTGGCAGAACAGCCGCATGAAGGACACGAGCCCGTCGTACCAGTCGTGGTTTCCTGGGATGGCGAACATGTGCGGCGGCTTTCGCTGCCCCTGGATTGCGCACGTCCACGGGTGGAGGGTCCGCTCCTCGTACGCCTTCACGCTCGCCGTGGGGTACACCTCGTCTCCGCCGAACACGAGCAGCTCGCCGCCGCGCGTATCGTAGGTGGAGCCTGTCTCGTCCCGCACTGTCAGGATGGGCCGAGCCACTGCCTGAGCTACCGCATAGGTGGAGTCCCAGCCGTCCCCCAGGTCCGACACGTAGTCGAGCCACAGTTCCTCCCGAGGCCTGCCCGCCGCATCCACGGAGAAGTCACAGGGGTTCACATCCGGGGCCGCCAGCGCGTCGAGCAGCCGGCGATCGGCCTGCTTCCCAATCGTGGAGGAGACGGCGGCCCGGATGCCTGTCTTCGCCAGCGTCATGGGATCGAGCCACGACACCATCTTCCGTCCGAGCGGCTTCCGGGACGGAGTGGGGGGAGAGGGTGGTGCGCCGGTGATCAAGCCGGTGGTTGAGGCCATGGCGCCTCCTTCATGGGGGAGGGGTGAGAGGGTCGATGGGTGGGGCGGCGCACCTGGTCGATGAGGTGATCCGCGAAGCGATCCGCCAGCGCCGCAATGGTCAGGCTCGGGTTCGGGCCCGTGGGGCCGGGCATCACCGCGCCGTCCGCCACGTAGAGCCCGGGGTGGTTGAAGACCTCTCCATTCGCGTCCACCACGCCCACCTCGGGAGCCCGGCCCATGGGGCAGCCCCCGAGCGGGTGCACGGTGATGACCCGGCTCAGGTAGCTGAGCGGGTTCTGGAGCAGCTTGCCTTCGAGCGCATCGGCGATCTCCGCCATCGTCTGGCGGACGCGCCGGAAGTAGCTGGACGAGTGGCGCATGCGCCAGTCGACCTCCAGCAGCCCATCCTTGTTCAGCGTCATGTTCCCGTCCGGAATGTCGCGGCCCATGGCGAGCAGTGGCAGCGAGCTCGCCGAGCCCACGCAGTCTCCGATCGTCTCGGCGATCTCCGCGCTCACATCCGTGTCCCGGCTGAGGCCGAGCCACCCCTTCACCAGCCGGGTGCCCAGCCGCATGAAGCGGCGCAGCAGGGCGAGCTGATCGCTGCTCTCGTAGAGCCAGTTGACGAACTCGGGATAGCCCGCGTCCTCCACGTAGAACCCGCGGCCGGTGCCGCCCTCGGCGGCGTCTCGGATGTGGAGCGCACTGGTGATGACGGGGCCGTGGCCTCCATCGAGGACGCGCGGCTCCCGCTTGCCCTTGCTGCTGTCCGTGCACTTGAAGAGGAAGCCCAGCAGGTCCCCGTTGCCACAGAACCGGGTGCCGAGCTGGCCGCTGAGCCCCGGGAACGCCTCCCGGTTCTTCAGCAGGAGGTACGTCGACCCGAACGTCCCCGCCGCCAGCACCAGCTTGTCCGCGGAGATGAGCGTGCGCGGCAACAGGGAGGTGGGGACCTCGGGCCGCTCGCCCTCGCGGGCCTCCGAGTGGTCCACGTACTCGACGACGTACTCGCCGTCCTCAGGCCAGAAGGCCTTCACCTCGCACCGCACGCGCAGCTCCGCCCCGCGCCGTTTCGCCGCTGACAGGTATGTGTAGTCGAGCGTGTTCTTGCTGCCGTAGTTGCAGCCGATGTCGCACTCCCCGCACAGCCGGCACGTCAGCCGTGTCCGCCCGTGCAGGTTCGGGTGGCGCTCCTGGATGGGCTCGCCCGGCACCGGAGGCTGGCCCGGGTTGGCGAAGGTGACCGCCAGCGGAGGCAGTTGCCAATCATCCTTCAGCCCCATCCGCTCGGCCGCGAGCTTCATCGCGATCGTCTTCGCCGTGTGGCGGTAGGGCTCGTGCTCGAAGGGGTAGCGCTGCGTCCCCATCATCTTCTCCACCGCGTCGTAGTGCGGCTCGAGGTCCTCCCGCGTGACGGGCCAATCCTCGTACCCGCCGTCCTGGAGGTTCTCGTGGACGAACGTCTTCTCTTCCTTGCGCAGCAGCACGTTCGCGTAGATGAGCGAGCCGCCGCCCAGCCCGCTCGCCACCACGCCGCCCAGCCCTTTGAAGGACCACAGGTTCAGGAGCCCGTGCAGGCCCTGGCTCGGGTCCCAGAAGTTGCGGCGCATGGCGTAGGGGCTTCGCGGGAACGAGCCAGGGGGGTAGGCCTTGCCGCGCTCCAGCACGCAGACGCGCAGGCCCGCCTCGGCCAGCCGCCAGGCCATCACCGAGCCGCCAAAGCCCGAGCCGACCACGATGGCATCGAAGTGTTCACGTCGAGGATTCATAAGGGGGCTCCTGATGTGGGCTCTGGGTGTGGGGCCCTGATTGGGTTCACGGAGGAGAGAGGGGCTCGCGCTCCATGGCTTCGGGCTCGCGGGCCATGGGGGCGTAGACCTCCCAGAGCGTGCCGAGGAAGAACCGGCCAAAGCGCATCACGGCTTGCGTGCCCTCGAACCCCGGGCGTGACGAGCGCATGCTGGACACCAGCTTGAGCAGATCTCCCAGGCCCAGCTTGAGGACGCCCGCGCCCACCACTGGGCCACGCTCGTCCGGGCCCTCGTGGAGCCGGACATAAAGCCGCGTGGTGTCACGCCACAGGTCCGGCCCCTTGTCGTCGCGGATCGTCTTCGTGCCGGAGAGGTAGTACTCGCGGCCCTGGTGCTCGAAGGCCATGCCGTACGTCATCAGCCGGGTGTTCGGAGTGTCTCCAGCCTTGAAGAGGTTGAAGCTCCCGCGCTTCACCGGAAGGTTCTCACCGAAGGGCGGATACGAGACGTGCGCCACCAGCCGGGCCGCGTGCTGCGGGTCTCGGATGAACGCCTCCATGTCGTCCACGCTGATGGTGGCGTGGAAGGTGAAGGGCGTGTGGCGGCCCTTGCCGGCCCCTGCAGCAGGGTCGGTCTCGTGGAGAGACAGCGGGCCAGACATGGTCTCGCGGAAGGTGAGGTCGGGAGCGGGTGCGTTCATCTGAGTGATCTCCAGGGTGAGCGGGAAGCCTTGGGGACTGCATGTCTCGAGGTATCGGCACGCATCCGCGTACCCGAGGTCGATGAGGGTGCCCGCGGTGATGTGCCCGGCGTAGAAGTCCGGATCGAGCGGCAGCGGCCGCTCCGGCTTGATGAGGTGGACCACGATGGGCTGCCGGTGGCCGTGCACCACCTCGCCCGCGCGGATGCGTGCGTTGAGCTCCTCGATGCGCTCGAGCTGCTCGAAGAGGGCCCCGTTGGCGCTCAGCTCGATCATGTGGACGTACTGGTGGAACACCCCGCGCCGGTATGTGGGCGTGTTGCCGATGCACCAGAGCACCCAGAGCTCGTTGGCCCCGCGCCGCACCGCCTCGAGCAGGTTGGCATCCTGGATCCACACCGAGTCCAGGTAGAGCGCGCCGTCCTTGCGAACCGGAGGCATGAAGATGGGCAGCGAGATGCCCGCCACGAGCAGATCCGTGTCCACGCGAGTGTGTGGGATGGCCTCGTTCGTCTTGCGGGTGAAGTCACAGACGTTGAAAGTGCCCTCCATCGCCGTGTTGGCGCGGATGGCGTCCACGTTGATGCCGAGGTGGGGGAAGACGTGCTCGCGGATGCCGTCCGCGTCGCCCAGCGCCTCCAGGTCCCAGGCTTTCAGGTACTTCTCGGGCGAGACGAAGGAGACGAAATCCTTCACGCGCAGGGTCCGCCAGCGGTTGCACATCTCCTCCGGAGACAGGCCGGAGAGCAGCATCGCCAGGTTGATGATGCCGCCCGAGGTGCCGTCTCCGTGGGTGAAGCGGAGGCCCTCGTCCTGGAGCGCCCGCAGCACGCCCGCCTGCCACGCCACGCGCATGCCTCCGCCCGCCAGGATGAGGGCTCGCTTGCGGCCGT encodes the following:
- a CDS encoding metallophosphoesterase is translated as MASTTGLITGAPPSPPTPSRKPLGRKMVSWLDPMTLAKTGIRAAVSSTIGKQADRRLLDALAAPDVNPCDFSVDAAGRPREELWLDYVSDLGDGWDSTYAVAQAVARPILTVRDETGSTYDTRGGELLVFGGDEVYPTASVKAYEERTLHPWTCAIQGQRKPPHMFAIPGNHDWYDGLVSFMRLFCQGRTLSGFETHQRRSYFSVKLPHGWWLIGTDMQLESDLDQPQVRYFQEVARLMREEDRVILCLAEPAWLVSQVRPSEDRTYLENNLRFLEEQVLGKKVSVFLAGDLHHYRRHANDEGRQKIIAGGGGAFLHPTHIPRKEAALDDGFTPRKSFPSAQDSRRLSWRNLGLAVSSPRFGVLTGLLYMLLAWALSVNLGEANVPKALGLVVRTALASPGIVLIAVLVTLGLIGFADKRFGRWRWLAGVLHGLAHLTAAFLLAWGVSHLMGSTELPFGSVERDLLSAVLIFAGGFLAGPTVMGLYLLVSLNVFGVHANEAFSSLAIPDWKNFIRLHIDKAGHLRLYPIGLRRVPRSWKPGELARDPAWVADPKDRRATPPALIEPPIVL
- a CDS encoding GMC oxidoreductase; translation: MNPRREHFDAIVVGSGFGGSVMAWRLAEAGLRVCVLERGKAYPPGSFPRSPYAMRRNFWDPSQGLHGLLNLWSFKGLGGVVASGLGGGSLIYANVLLRKEEKTFVHENLQDGGYEDWPVTREDLEPHYDAVEKMMGTQRYPFEHEPYRHTAKTIAMKLAAERMGLKDDWQLPPLAVTFANPGQPPVPGEPIQERHPNLHGRTRLTCRLCGECDIGCNYGSKNTLDYTYLSAAKRRGAELRVRCEVKAFWPEDGEYVVEYVDHSEAREGERPEVPTSLLPRTLISADKLVLAAGTFGSTYLLLKNREAFPGLSGQLGTRFCGNGDLLGFLFKCTDSSKGKREPRVLDGGHGPVITSALHIRDAAEGGTGRGFYVEDAGYPEFVNWLYESSDQLALLRRFMRLGTRLVKGWLGLSRDTDVSAEIAETIGDCVGSASSLPLLAMGRDIPDGNMTLNKDGLLEVDWRMRHSSSYFRRVRQTMAEIADALEGKLLQNPLSYLSRVITVHPLGGCPMGRAPEVGVVDANGEVFNHPGLYVADGAVMPGPTGPNPSLTIAALADRFADHLIDQVRRPTHRPSHPSPMKEAPWPQPPA
- a CDS encoding patatin-like phospholipase family protein — protein: MRNRGERWLRRILAAISIATVVSGAVQLLAPGFELGFLKAESTPTSRHFFGIVGMFMVLFGGLLLHALVRSKENRAAFVWTGLQKLGACAAVSLGVARGIFSPLALGVAGFDLLSGLLILGYLGLLRRNERAALSPTLKSAPVPIPVPEPHPVSSPIASPLAEDGRKRALILAGGGMRVAWQAGVLRALQDEGLRFTHGDGTSGGIINLAMLLSGLSPEEMCNRWRTLRVKDFVSFVSPEKYLKAWDLEALGDADGIREHVFPHLGINVDAIRANTAMEGTFNVCDFTRKTNEAIPHTRVDTDLLVAGISLPIFMPPVRKDGALYLDSVWIQDANLLEAVRRGANELWVLWCIGNTPTYRRGVFHQYVHMIELSANGALFEQLERIEELNARIRAGEVVHGHRQPIVVHLIKPERPLPLDPDFYAGHITAGTLIDLGYADACRYLETCSPQGFPLTLEITQMNAPAPDLTFRETMSGPLSLHETDPAAGAGKGRHTPFTFHATISVDDMEAFIRDPQHAARLVAHVSYPPFGENLPVKRGSFNLFKAGDTPNTRLMTYGMAFEHQGREYYLSGTKTIRDDKGPDLWRDTTRLYVRLHEGPDERGPVVGAGVLKLGLGDLLKLVSSMRSSRPGFEGTQAVMRFGRFFLGTLWEVYAPMAREPEAMEREPLSPP